From Clavelina lepadiformis chromosome 9, kaClaLepa1.1, whole genome shotgun sequence, the proteins below share one genomic window:
- the LOC143470044 gene encoding GTP-binding protein Rheb-like isoform X2, with protein MAPTRRRKLAILGYRTAGKTAITVQFVKNEFVTSYRPTIEDTYYKKYTLNEQNYELDIVDTAGQEDYSLFPVSCSLDVYGYVLVYSVTSVKSFEVVKVIHDKLMDVLGRIKIPIVLVGNKTDLDRERKVSTEEGRELAQSWKVIFLETSAKEDSDVKAIFDGIIMEIERQDGNLPEEKSCIVS; from the exons ATGGCGCCAACTCGTCGAAGAAAACTGGCCATCTTGGGATACCGGACAGCAG GAAAAACAGCCATCACTGTCCAGTTTGTAAAGAATgagtttgtgacgtcataccgCCCTACAATTGAAGACa CTTACTATAAAAAATACACATTGAACGAGCAAAATTACGAACTTGACATCGTTGATACGGCTGGGCAG GAAGATTATTCTCTCTTCCCCGTTTCATGTTCATTGGATGTCTATGGTTACGTTCTTGTCTACTCGGTCACATCAGTTAAAAG CTTCGAGGTCGTGAAAGTGATCCACGACAAACTCATGGACGTGCTCGGAAGAATCAA GATCCCCATCGTCCTCGTCGGGAACAAAACTGATCTCGATCGTGAGAGGAAAGTGAGCACAGAGGAGGGAAGAGAACTTGCTCAAAGCTGGAAAGTGATATTTCTCGAGACCTCGGCAAAGGAAGACTCG GACGTCAAGGCTATCTTCGACGGAATCATAATGGAAATAGAAAGACAAGATGGCAACCTACCTGAAGAGAAAAGCTGCATTGTGTCGTGA
- the LOC143470044 gene encoding GTP-binding protein Rheb-like isoform X1, with protein sequence MAPTRRRKLAILGYRTAGKTAITVQFVKNEFVTSYRPTIEDTYYKKYTLNEQNYELDIVDTAGQEDYSLFPVSCSLDVYGYVLVYSVTSVKSFEVVKVIHDKLMDVLGRIKIPIVLVGNKTDLDRERKVSTEEGRELAQSWKVIFLETSAKEDSVRVVRKSAQFPADSANYRLIKALNYASRTSRLSSTES encoded by the exons ATGGCGCCAACTCGTCGAAGAAAACTGGCCATCTTGGGATACCGGACAGCAG GAAAAACAGCCATCACTGTCCAGTTTGTAAAGAATgagtttgtgacgtcataccgCCCTACAATTGAAGACa CTTACTATAAAAAATACACATTGAACGAGCAAAATTACGAACTTGACATCGTTGATACGGCTGGGCAG GAAGATTATTCTCTCTTCCCCGTTTCATGTTCATTGGATGTCTATGGTTACGTTCTTGTCTACTCGGTCACATCAGTTAAAAG CTTCGAGGTCGTGAAAGTGATCCACGACAAACTCATGGACGTGCTCGGAAGAATCAA GATCCCCATCGTCCTCGTCGGGAACAAAACTGATCTCGATCGTGAGAGGAAAGTGAGCACAGAGGAGGGAAGAGAACTTGCTCAAAGCTGGAAAGTGATATTTCTCGAGACCTCGGCAAAGGAAGACTCGGTGAGAGTTGTGAGAAAAAGTGCTCAGTTTCCTGCTGACTCAGCAAATTACCGTCTCATTAAAGCATTAAACTATGCTTCGCG GACGTCAAGGCTATCTTCGACGGAATCATAA